In the genome of Ignavibacteriota bacterium, the window CATAGCGATGAATATATTGAAGTAAAAGAGGAACTTTCGTTTTCTAAGAAAACAAAAGCATTTGCACGTGAAATGGCAGTTGTTTTTAGTATCTTTCTTGTCCTGAACAGTTTCGTCATTGCTTCGTTCGAAGTACCGACCGGCTCAATGGAAAACGAAATCATGACCGGAGATTTTCTCCTCGTAAACAAATTTGTGTTCGGCGGAACAACTCCAAGAACTATTCCTTTAACGAATATTAAAATTCCTGCTTTCAAACTTCCATCCTTTTGGGAAGTTGAGCGTGGCGATGTGATAGTGTTTATCTTCCCCGGCTACCGAGAAGAAGTTGAAGCCGACATGTTTGCATATTATTTGAAACGTTGCATTGCCGTTGCCGGTGATACATTGCAAATCAAAAACAGAGTCGTCTATGTGAATGGTGTACCTGCGCCAATTCCTGAGAACATGAAATTCAACTCACCAATGTTGCACGGTCAGGGAATGGTTGATGAACGAATCTTCCCGAAAGGCGCACCTTTCAATGAAGACAACTACGGTCCTATTATTATTCCAAAACAAGGTCAAGTCATTCCGTTGACTCCTGAAAATTATTTTGTGTGGGAAACATTTATCAAACGTGAAGGGCATTCAATTTCGATGCGCGGCGGGCAAATCCAAGTTGATGGTCAGGCAGTAACAAGTTACACAGTCGGACGTGATTATGTTTTCGGAATGGGTGACAACCGTGACAACAGTTTGGACAGCCGCTTTTGGGGTTTTATTCCAAAGGATGATGTCATCGGTACACCGCTGATTGTCTATTGGTCATGGAATCCCGATTTATCATTATTTAATATCTTCGATAAGTTGGCGACGGTTCGATGGAATAGAATCGGGACGTTAGTAGATTAAGACAGAAAAGGACAGAAACAGATTTCTGTCCTACTATTTTTTTTTGAATGGTGTAATTTGGAACTGCAATTTCCTCATTCGTGTTGTCTATCCGTCCGAAATTCATTCACAAATAATTCATGTTGCGGTTTAGAGATTTAGCAATCATTTTTACGGTGACCATAGTCGCCGCGTTGTTTTTGAAGATGTTCGTTCTCGAAGCGGTTTTCATTCCATCTGCTTCGATGGAAGAGACACTTCTGCCGGGAGATTTCGTGCTTGTGAATAAACTCAGTCTTAGTTCAGCATCATCTTCGTCTTCAAGTCTCAACGCTACAATTCCCTTTCTTTCATTTTCTAAACAAGTAGATGTTGAACGAGGCGATGTTGTGGTATTCAGATTCCCCGGAACGGCAGAAAAATCTGTCTTGGCAAAAGACGATTTACTTGTGAAACGATGTGTTGCCAAAGGCGGTGAC includes:
- the lepB gene encoding signal peptidase I, with amino-acid sequence MKKKITKKEFYERKLRNAKKWLLGGLFITVFTYFFPLGNYYILAWGPIIFGLYDYIVARYNYFKYEHSDEYIEVKEELSFSKKTKAFAREMAVVFSIFLVLNSFVIASFEVPTGSMENEIMTGDFLLVNKFVFGGTTPRTIPLTNIKIPAFKLPSFWEVERGDVIVFIFPGYREEVEADMFAYYLKRCIAVAGDTLQIKNRVVYVNGVPAPIPENMKFNSPMLHGQGMVDERIFPKGAPFNEDNYGPIIIPKQGQVIPLTPENYFVWETFIKREGHSISMRGGQIQVDGQAVTSYTVGRDYVFGMGDNRDNSLDSRFWGFIPKDDVIGTPLIVYWSWNPDLSLFNIFDKLATVRWNRIGTLVD